A single region of the Phycisphaerales bacterium AB-hyl4 genome encodes:
- a CDS encoding translation initiation factor yields the protein MGLFDGTSLERPVTCPVCHKPTDACTCPRNAAGEVTSPRDQPARVQREKRRGKWVTVVTGLDPHASDLPAMLKQFKQKCSAGGGLHPDGFEIQGDHRDLIVAELKKSGYPAKPSGG from the coding sequence ATGGGTTTATTTGACGGCACGTCGCTTGAGCGTCCGGTCACCTGCCCCGTCTGCCACAAGCCGACGGACGCGTGCACCTGTCCGCGTAATGCGGCTGGCGAAGTCACCTCGCCGCGCGATCAGCCGGCGCGCGTGCAGCGCGAAAAGCGGCGCGGCAAATGGGTCACCGTCGTCACCGGCCTCGACCCGCACGCTTCCGACCTGCCCGCGATGCTCAAACAGTTCAAGCAGAAATGCTCCGCCGGCGGCGGCCTGCACCCCGACGGCTTCGAAATCCAAGGCGACCACCGCGACCTCATTGTCGCCGAGTTGAAAAAGTCAGGCTATCCCGCCAAACCTTCAGGCGGCTGA
- a CDS encoding RNA polymerase sigma factor, with amino-acid sequence MQDDADKSLDELSHEQVVLRYRDGDEKAFEMLVRRFRPELFHFLLRFVNNRAAAEDLFQETFLQVHLSIDTFDTTRNFKPWLFTIAANKARDYLRRNSRQRAAPLSALVNANQDNGRTFVDLLEADLPLPMEDLEKQETRELVQEVVDALPDHLREVLLLAYFNHFAYKEIAAMLSIPLGTVKSRLHAAVGTFAELWKSRFDARQQELGNGGGGDVKPGQDQG; translated from the coding sequence ATGCAAGACGACGCGGACAAGTCGCTGGACGAGCTCAGCCACGAGCAGGTGGTGCTTCGTTACCGTGACGGCGACGAGAAGGCGTTTGAGATGTTGGTGCGGCGGTTTCGGCCGGAGCTTTTCCATTTCCTGTTGCGATTCGTCAATAACCGGGCCGCGGCGGAGGATTTGTTCCAGGAAACCTTCCTCCAGGTGCACCTGTCGATCGATACATTCGACACGACCCGAAACTTCAAGCCGTGGCTTTTTACGATTGCAGCGAACAAAGCAAGGGACTACCTGCGTAGAAACTCTCGGCAGCGGGCGGCGCCGTTGTCGGCTCTGGTGAATGCGAACCAGGACAACGGCCGAACGTTTGTGGATTTGCTCGAAGCCGACCTGCCGTTACCGATGGAGGATCTGGAGAAGCAGGAGACTCGGGAGCTGGTTCAGGAGGTGGTGGACGCCTTGCCGGACCATTTGCGCGAAGTTCTTTTGTTGGCGTACTTTAACCACTTCGCCTACAAGGAGATCGCCGCGATGCTCAGCATACCGCTGGGCACGGTGAAAAGCCGGTTGCACGCGGCGGTCGGCACGTTCGCCGAGCTTTGGAAGAGTCGCTTCGACGCCAGGCAGCAGGAATTGGGCAATGGTGGCGGTGGGGATGTTAAGCCGGGGCAGGATCAAGGGTGA
- a CDS encoding DUF1015 domain-containing protein: MPEIHPIPAVTFADRGNEDVSDRIAPPYDVLDADSKAALLKRNEHNVVAVDLPHTPAKTLGPDPVYVAAGERFRDWLKAGVLKRRETPAIFVYQQTYTVAGQQFKRRGLIANIPTQPFGPGENGKGGVFPHEQTFSEAKQDRLKLMKATQAQLSPIFGLYSDPEQEVGALLTQTVESGEASYHGKTNDGVMHEVWVVDDGPTVGAFRAALLARDVFIADGHHRYNTALNLKNELIEAGKDPGRAGECLFVLISMQDPGMIVLPTHRVLGGMQGWSLAKFQELAGEQLSFEPVAGDDVAALEKAVVDHPAKHAFGIYDPAAETPMVVAATRSDDPLAERFADRAEAWRTLDVAILQHLVVEQLCEANFTPGDASVTWKFPHELSVLKQMVDGPDYQVGIVMRATPLDSVRQVSEAGELMPQKSTYFYPKLATGLVINPLD; the protein is encoded by the coding sequence ATGCCTGAGATTCACCCGATTCCTGCCGTAACTTTCGCTGACCGTGGTAACGAAGACGTTTCCGACCGCATTGCCCCGCCTTACGACGTGCTGGACGCGGACAGCAAGGCGGCGTTGCTCAAGCGGAACGAGCACAATGTCGTCGCGGTCGATTTGCCGCACACGCCCGCGAAGACGCTCGGGCCCGACCCGGTCTACGTCGCGGCGGGCGAGCGGTTCCGCGACTGGCTGAAGGCGGGCGTGCTCAAGCGACGCGAGACACCTGCGATTTTTGTGTATCAGCAGACCTACACCGTCGCCGGCCAGCAGTTCAAACGGCGGGGCCTGATCGCCAACATTCCCACGCAGCCGTTCGGCCCCGGCGAAAACGGCAAGGGCGGCGTCTTCCCCCACGAACAGACGTTCTCCGAAGCCAAGCAGGACCGCCTGAAGCTGATGAAGGCGACGCAGGCCCAGCTCTCGCCGATCTTCGGCCTGTACTCCGACCCGGAGCAGGAAGTCGGCGCGCTGCTCACGCAGACCGTCGAGTCGGGCGAGGCGAGCTATCACGGCAAGACCAACGACGGCGTGATGCATGAGGTGTGGGTGGTCGACGATGGGCCGACGGTCGGCGCGTTCCGCGCGGCGCTGCTGGCTCGCGACGTGTTTATCGCCGACGGACATCATCGCTACAACACGGCGTTGAATTTAAAAAACGAGCTGATCGAGGCGGGCAAAGACCCCGGCCGAGCGGGCGAGTGCCTGTTCGTGCTGATCTCGATGCAGGACCCGGGCATGATCGTGCTGCCGACGCATCGCGTGCTTGGCGGGATGCAGGGCTGGTCGCTGGCGAAGTTCCAGGAACTCGCAGGCGAGCAACTGAGCTTCGAGCCGGTGGCGGGCGATGATGTGGCGGCGCTGGAAAAGGCGGTGGTGGACCACCCGGCGAAGCATGCGTTCGGGATTTACGACCCCGCGGCCGAGACGCCGATGGTCGTGGCGGCGACGCGGTCGGATGACCCGCTGGCGGAGCGGTTCGCGGACCGGGCCGAGGCGTGGCGGACGCTGGACGTGGCGATTTTGCAACATCTGGTGGTGGAGCAGCTTTGCGAGGCGAATTTCACGCCCGGCGATGCGTCGGTGACGTGGAAGTTCCCGCATGAACTGTCGGTGCTCAAGCAGATGGTGGACGGCCCGGACTACCAGGTGGGCATCGTGATGCGTGCCACGCCGCTGGACAGCGTTCGACAGGTGAGCGAAGCGGGCGAGCTGATGCCGCAAAAAAGCACCTATTTCTACCCGAAACTTGCAACAGGGCTTGTGATCAATCCGTTGGATTGA